The following are encoded together in the Thunnus maccoyii chromosome 18, fThuMac1.1, whole genome shotgun sequence genome:
- the kcnj19a gene encoding G protein-activated inward rectifier potassium channel 1 yields the protein MAALRRKFGEDYQVVNTNRATTFSAPVKKKRQRFVEKNGRCNVQHGNLGGETSRYLSDLFTTLVDLKWRWNLLIFILTYTIAWLVMASMWWIIAYIRGDLNHGHDSSYTPCVANVYNFPSAFLFFIETEATIGYGYRYITEKCPEGIILFLFQSLLGSIVDAFLIGCMFIKMSQPKKRAETLMFSQDAVISQRDGKLCLMFRVGNLRNSHMVSAQIRCKLIKSRQTPEGEFLPLDQCELDVGFGTGADQLFLVSPLTICHEINPKSPFFDLSQRSLMNEQFEIVVILEGIVETTGMTCQARTSYTEDEVLWGHRFLPVMSLEEGFFRVDYSQFHSTFEVPTPPYSVKEHEEKNSLPSPLSTPTPALTESHGARRDRVFSVDCINTSDERGRHGGAGGRLPSKLQRMSSSGKEDLQRKVLLLSSQHSEKACSTGDLPLKLQRLSSSPGPEAENRLQLKSLKVGFEPMTQSTGDLYQHSLHPTLSPAPVPMPSPLLSAGGRLEDNLPAKLRKMNADR from the exons ATGGCGGCACTTCGTAGAAAATTTGGCGAAGACTATCAAGTGGTTAACACAAATCGGGCAACTACTTTTTCTGCTCCGGTCAAGAAGAAACGGCAGCGCTTCGTGGAGAAGAACGGTCGCTGCAATGTGCAGCACGGCAACCTCGGCGGAGAGACCAGCAGGTATCTGTCTGACCTCTTCACCACTTTGGTCGACCTAAAGTGGCGATGGAACCTGCTCATCTTCATCCTAACTTATACGATCGCTTGGCTGGTCATGGCATCTATGTGGTGGATCATCGCTTACATCAGGGGAGACCTAAATCACGGCCACGACTCGTCCTATACCCCCTGTGTAGCCAATGTTTACAACTTCCCCTCAgcctttctgttttttatcGAGACTGAGGCCACGATCGGATACGGTTACCGGTACATTACAGAGAAGTGCCCAGAGGGCATCATCCTCTTCTTGTTCCAGTCACTGCTGGGCTCCATAGTGGACGCTTTTCTCATCGGCTGCATGTTCATAAAAATGTCTCAACCTAAGAAACGCGCAGAGACGCTCATGTTCAGTCAGGACGCGGTGATTTCTCAGCGAGACGGCAAACTGTGCCTCATGTTCCGTGTGGGCAACCTGCGGAACAGCCACATGGTGTCTGCTCAGATCAGGTGCAAACTCATAAAG TCTCGCCAGACACCTGAGGGCGAGTTCTTGCCTCTGGACCAGTGTGAATTGGATGTCGGTTTTGGGACGGGTGCAGACCAGCTCTTCCTAGTTTCCCCTCTTACCATCTGCCATGAAATCAATCCCAAGAGCCCCTTTTTCGACCTATCCCAGCGCTCGCTCATGAATGAACAGTTTGAGATTGTTGTTATCCTCGAGGGCATCGTGGAGACCACTG GTATGACATGCCAGGCACGGACGTCATACACTGAGGATGAGGTTTTATGGGGCCATCGCTTCCTGCCGGTGATGTCTCTGGAGGAGGGCTTTTTCAGGGTAGACTACTCTCAGTTCCACAGCACGTTTGAGGTACCAACACCACCATACAGCGTCAAAGAGCACGAAGAGAAGAACTCACTGCCCTCACCTCTATCCACTCCCACCCCTGCACTGACTGAGAGCCATGGCGCCCGGCGTGATCGGGTGTTTTCCGTGGATTGCATCAACACTTCAGATGAAAGGGGCCGTCATGGAGGCGCTGGGGGTCGACTGCCAAGCAAGCTGCAGAGGATGAGTTCTTCTGGGAAGGAGGACCTGCAGAGGAAGGTGCTTCTGCTGAGCTCCCAGCACTCTGAGAAGGCCTGCAGCACAGGAGACCTGCCCCTGAAGCTCCAGCGCCTTAGCTCCTCGCCTGGACCTGAGGCGGAGAATCGGCTGCAACTCAAGTCCCTCAAGGTGGGCTTCGAACCCATGACCCAGTCTACGGGAGACCTGTACCAGCACAGCCTACACCCTACGCTGTCCCCTGCTCCAGTGCCAATGCCCAGCCCACTGCTCTCAGCTGGTGGGAGGCTGGAGGACAACCTGCCGGCGAAGCTACGGAAGATGAACGCTGACCGCTGA